The sequence CGCGCCAGGCGCGCATGGCGGCCGGGCGCATGGGGCGGCACCTGGACCTCGAGTGGGCCGTGGACGAAGCCGGGCATTTGTACTGGCTCCAGGCGCGGCCCATAACGACCCTGGAGGATCCCTCGGAGGGCGAGTTCGATTATCCGGCGCCGGCGGACCGGTTCTTCACCCGCGCCAACATCGGCGAGATGATGCCCGGCGCGGTGACGCCCCTGACCATGAACGTCTTCGGCGACGCCATCGATTTCTGCATCCGCCATTTTTACAGCTTCACGGGGACCCTGACGCGGGCCACGCGGAAGGAGAGGTTCGTCGTTTCCTTCGGCGGCCATCTCTTCCTCAACCTGACCCAGATGTTCCTCATGGCGGACCGGGTCCTCGGCTCCTCGCGTAAAAGATTTGAGCAGAATCTCCTGGGCCATACACTGGACGAGGAGCCGCCGTTTTCACCGGTCCCCTTCGCGGTGAGGCTCATCAACGGCATCCGCATGGGATGGTACGTCATGATGAAGGGACCGTACCTCCGCCGCCTGGAAAGGACGGCGGCGTCCTTCACGATCGACCTGTCGGAAAGCGATCCCCTGCGGCTCTACGAGGCGATCGAGAGCCGCATCATGATCCTGAACCTGGCCTATGCCTGGCATCTCTGCGTGAGCACCCATTCGGGGGTCATGAACGGGATCTTGCAGGAAATTCTGAAAAAGGGCGGCATCCCGGAGGAAGAGCTCGATCCGGCGCTGACCTCGCTCCTGGCGGATATAGACGGGATCGAGAGCGCGGCGGTAGTGAAGACCCTGGAGGATATCGCGGCCGCACTGGCCGGAGACGCCGCCGTCCGCGATGATTTTACCGCAATGGCCGCGGAGGATGCGGCCCGGTGGCTCCGGGGTCCGTCAAGCGGCGTCCATGGGAAGGCCTTCGGCGCCCTCCTGGAGCGTCACGGCCACCGGTGCATCCGCGAGGCCGAGCTCAGGGAAAAGGACTGGGGCGAGGACCCGTCGCAGCTGGCGGCCATGGCGCAGCGCATGGCCGCCGCCGGCGTTTCTCCTAGGCCGAGGCATGAGGACCCGGTGCGGGCCTTCCTCGGAGCAAACCCGGCCGTATCGGGGCGCGCCTTCAACTGGGCGGTGAAGCAGGCCCGTGCCGGCGTCTTCGGCCGCGAGCACTGCAAGTCCCTGGTGATACGGATCCAGAGCAGGTTCAAGCACGCCTACCGGCGCCTGGCCGAGATCCTGTGCGAGCGGGGCGTGCTGCTCGACGGGGACCTAGTCTTCTTCTTTACACGCCGCGAGCTCGGCGAGATCGTGCGCGCCGGGGACCGTTCCCTGGTGCGGAGGGCCCTGAAGCGGCGGCGGCTTCTCCCGGAGCAGATGTCACGGCGCTATCCCGATGTTTTCCGCGGCGCTCCGAAACCCCTGGAATCGGCACCGGCGGGCGGCGCCGGAACGGTCATACAGGGCATGCCCGTCAGCGCCGGCGTCGTGCGCGGCCCAGTCCGCCTGATACACACCGTGGACGACGCGGAAGCCCTGAGGCCCGGCGAGATCATGGTGGCCTCCTTCACGGATATCGGCTGGACCCCCTATTACGGCATCGCCGGGGGCCTCGTGACCGAGACCGGGTGCATGCTCTCCCACGGCGCGGTCGTGGCCCGGGAATACGGATTGCCCATGATCACGGCCGTGCCCGGGGTGCTGGGAGCGGTGGCCACCGGCGACATCGTGGAGCTGGACGGCCGCCGCGGCGCAATGACGGTGATCGAGCGCGCGAAGGGTTTTGAGTCCTGACGGCAACATCGTCCGTGCTAAACCGGCAGGTGTTATTTCGGCTCCATCAACGCGTATCCGGCAAACTTTCCCAGTGATTCCCTCCGGCTCCGGGACATGAATAAAGCCCGAATAATTATCAATACCTTCCACGGCGCCGACAGCGGTATGGCCCGGTTGAGTTTCCGGGATTCAATGGCGAGATAGCGGATGTCCTTCATGCGCCAGCCATGGCTGCCGAAGAATCCAAACCAGTCATCGGGATGGAATTTGAACGGCGCGTTCCGCATGTATTCCCTGCTGGAACCGGCCCTCCTGTATCTGCTCATCCTGGGCGAGGAATAGTCCACGATCCACAGGCGGAGGTTGCCCATCTGCCGCAAATCGTCAGCCAGGCTGCCCGCATCCTCGTTGGTAAGATAGGGAATAACCCCTTCGGTCAAGACGAGAATGCCGCGGGAGCTTGAATTGATTTTTGAAAAAAACTTCCGCCGTTCCGCCGTGTCGGCCAGGTCCAGAGTTACCCGCTCGAGGGCGCACCTCGGTTTCTCCTTCGCCAGGCGGGTTTCTTTATACGAGATGATCGATGGATAGTCCACCTCTATCCACCGGAGCGATTTCGGGAGGTCCAGTCGATACGGGCGGGTATCGAGGCCGGCGCCCAGGTTCAGGACAGTGTCGATTCCCAGGGGCAGGGAGGTCTGGATGAAATTATCTATTATAACCGTCCTGATCGTCACGAGCCATTGAACCATCGGGCTTTTCGGATGGTCCCTGGCCGCCTTTTTGCCATGATCGCCCGCCAGCAGCTCCGCCAGGGGGTCCTGAAAGAGCGCGTCGGTCCGCCTGGTCTCATTGGCCCTGTGAGTGGCCACCATGAAGGCGGTATCGGTGACATCGTTTATCATCGTGCCTATCATTGATTTGTCCTGAAGTAATAACGCTGGGATTATATAAATAATACGATGACCCTTTATTGAGTATCAATTGGGATAGTATTATGAAAGGGCAAGCAATTTATTGCGCGGCTTAATAGCTTTATGCGTGATTGTAAAAGGATAATGAAAAAAAGCGCCCGCTGATGCGCGGGCGCCCTGGAGGATAATGGAAAGAAGGGATGATTTTGGCTCGTCTTACAATAATGATATATTCTTATTTTTTTCGGCGCCAGAGACCATTAAAAACATTCAGGTTGCCATCATTAGATCCATCGAAGCGGTGATATGAGGGTTGTTAAGCGAAGGCGTATTGCCTATTCTATTTTTTTGCGTCGCCCCTGACCGCAAGGGGATACTCCCTGAATGCCGTGATGATGGCGCCCGCCGTCTCCCGGTCTATTAATTCCTCAAGGTCGGAGCCGTCCCTGCAGGATGAGATCATCTCGACGATTTTGACGGCTGTTTCCCTGTCGCAACGGATCTTTTGGGCGAGCAGATCATAATTGAAATTATTGCCGGCAGAATCTCCGCCGCTGCAGGCAAGGGTCATTTTGACAAGGGAAAGGAGAAGGGTGTTCGTCTTACCCGTGGTTGATTTCATCCGCCCGATGATATTCAGGTAATTGCGCTCCGAATCGTGGTGCCGCCTCGCGAGGGTCTCAAGAAGCTTTCGGGCGAACTCCGGATTGTGTTCGATGAGGGCGTCCAGGTTGTCGGCCCTGGCGACGGCGAGAACGCACTGGCCGCTGCATACCGCCGTGGCGAGGCGGGTCTGGTTGCCCAGGATGGCCATCTCGCCGAAAATATCCCCCCGCCCCATGGTGGTGAGGAGGACCTGCCCCCCGCGGGGGAGCTTCTTCATGATGTTAATCTTGCCCTTCCGGATAAGGTAGAACTCATTGCCCCGCTCGCCCTGCCTGAAAACCTCGTGGCCGGAGGGAAAGGTGTACTCCTGTTCCATTACGGATACCGGCCTGATGAAGAGCCGGCGGATGTCCCTTGAGCCGGGAAGGTTGAGGTTGTAGGCAAGGCCCCGGCTGAGGCGATACAGGTGATAGCGCAGGAGAAAAAGACCGAATCCCGGCGGCCGTGACGTGAACCTGACCAGGGTGCCGTTGAATTCGTCGTCGCCGCCGTGCCGGTCCAGGGCCACGACGCCTTCCAGCACGGGAGACGAGAACCTGGAACAGTAGAGAATGCATTTTACCGGGCTCCCGGGGGCCAGGGGGGCCGGTGTCTTGAAAAAACTGTTCTGTCCCGTGACGTGATAGGTCACGGTGTCGACAACGTCGTCCTTGTCCGGCGAGTCCACCTCGATGTTGATGACCGCGTCAATGATTATGGGGATGCGGATGATGCTCTTTTTGAAATACTCCGGATTGATAAGGCCCACGGCCAGCAGGTTAAAGGCGTAAAGACCGGGGAGAAGGATGAACAGCATCGTCGCCTCAACCGGCGTGACGGTTGCCGGGATGATCGGCGCCCTGCTTTTCATCACCGCGAAGGCCGCGGCCGTAAGGGCTAGGGCCCCGATGATGGCCCACTTTGCCGGGGTCACGTGCAGGGCGAAAAAAGGCACATGGTCCGTGTTCCGGGTTCCCAGTGAGCGGAGGATCCACCGTTCGAACTGGGGCTCCCTGTCGATGGACCTCCAGTCCTCGATTGCAAGACCCTTTTCCCGCAGCTCGTCCCCGGATGGAAACACCTGCGACCTGGCCAGGAGGTACTCCATCAGGACAATAAGAAAGACCAGTATCAGGGGCACATAATAGGGCATGGTCCCGCCCCGGTATAGCAGGGAATCATAGGCGCCGTGGAGGAGAAGGGGAGCGCCAAAGCCGGCAATGACGCCCGCGGCCCTGTTTACCGCTGATTTGGACAGCTTCACCATCGACAGGAAATACCCCATGAGTCCGCAGGAGAGGATATGGAGGGGCACGGAGCTGATGAGCCGCACCGGCAGTATCGAGGAGTCGCGGGAGAGGGCGTAGATTATGTTCTCAAGGGCCGCGAAGCCGAGGCCGAGAAACATGGCGGATACGATCCCGTTCATTACGGAAAAGTCATGCTTCTTCCGGCAGATAAGAATCCCTATGACAACAAGGGCGCCCGTTTTTTCCACCAGGGCGGCCTGGACAAATCCCCTGATCAGGGCGTTGCCCGGAGGGATAAGACCACGGAAAAATAATCCGGCGGTAAAAAGAATGCAGGCGAGCAGGACCCCGTGGAAGAAAAACTCCAGGTGTCCCAGGAAATCGGACTTCACCTGGAAATGGCGGCGGTAAAAAAGATATACCGCCGCAACCGGAATAAGGCCGGCCGCCAGGGCCGGCGCTATTGAAGATGCGCTCAAACCGTTTTCTTGTTCTTTTTCCTGATAATGTTGATCGCCATAATCGCCCCTATGCTGATAATGACGCCGCCGATTATGATGCCCCATAGAACAGCCGGACGAACCGAACCGATATGCAGGTATGCCGTCAGTCCGGAAGCCGGCTCGGGCCCGTAGGCGGCGCAGAGGAGCCACGCGTTTTGCGAGCAGTAGGTCTCCCCTTGTGAAAGCCACCCGGGGTCTGTCTGAGTCATCGATCCGGTCTGGCCCTTGAAGTAGGTAGTTTGGGCAGACATGCCGGGAATAAAAAATATATTTTTATCGGCGCTCCAACTGGATCTCGTTGCTGCTAACTTCATCATTCCTTGTGAATAAACATACACCGAATCATTTCCGCAATTCGTCTCGCTGCCTGTTATTGTATTCCCTGTTGTGTCGCAGCCGGACCAGAAGGGCGTATTTCTTCCGCTTGCATCAACCAGTGTTGCAATGGATGCCTTGAGCTTTTTGTTTACCAGATCTCCCCAGTTATCCGCGATTATGGTCCCTCCGGCCATGGTAATGGGAATGCTTGCCGAGAATCCATATGCTTCAGGCATATTTCGAATCGATAGGCTTGCACTCTTGCAGATAAAGGCGGTGTAGGGAGCCTCCAGCCCTGATTTGCTTCCGACGGCCGCGCATTTTGCATCAACTCCATCGGTGCCGCCCATGATGCCGGTATACTGCCCGGCGCTGTAGAGGACGACGCGGTACGAACAGAGCACGGTCACATCTGTCACGTCCTTTGTAGCTTTTCCGCTGCCATTGATGACGCGGCACGGTTTAATCCCGGCCTGTGACCTGATGGTTACATTATAATCCGAGTCCTTTACCACTGGCTCCTTGAAGGTGAAGTTCCCGTTCGCGTCCATGGAGATATCATCTCCGGCGTTGTTTTGCAGAATGATGCTTCCTTCTTTGAGGCCCTTTACCGTTCCGCCGATTTTGTATGCTATGGTGGAACAGTTCACTTCAAGATTTACGGGCCCGTCCATCGGACCTTCGGCGTTATTGACGGTGCAGGATTGTTCATTCGGCTTGGAAGCCATGGTGACCCTGTACCTTCCACCCTTCAAAATCGCCTGGTTGAACATATAAGACCCGTCGGATTCGATGGCCAGGGTATCGATGCCGTTGTTGAGAAGATTGAGCTTTCCGGAGAGACCCTTTACCGTAACCCCCACCGGGAAGTTTTTATAAGAACAGACCACAATGATGTCGTCCACCTCCGACAGCGCGGTGCCTTTGGCGTTGAACACGCCGCATACGGGCCCGGCAGGCTGTTCCTTGATGGATATGTCGTATTTTTCGCCCCTTTTCAGAGTCGATGGGAATTTAAAAGGGCCGTCGCCGCTTATCGTCAGGTCGTCGCCGCCGTTGTTGCTGAGGACCAGCGTGCCGTAGAGGCCGCTCACGGACCCTCCTATGGCGTTATCCTGGTCGCTGAGGGCCACCATGGCCATGAAATTCTTTTCAAAATCATTTTTGTCCGTATCGTCGCATACGACCAGAATGGATAAAGACATTATTACAAGGATCAGCGGGAGGATCTGGCGGATGATAAAAGATTTTTTCATTGGTACGTTCCTTGCCGGTAATTCATTGAAAAGTAATAAATCTTACGTGTTGTTCTATCTCTTAGGAGCCTGTTTTTTTTTGCTCCGTACAATGTTAATCGCCATAATCGCCCCTATGCTGACAATGACGCCGCCGATTATGATGCCCCATAGAACAGCCGGACGAACCGAACCGATATGGATGTACGCCGTAAGTCCGGAAGCCGGCTCGGGCCCGTAGGCGGCGCAGAGGAGCCACGAATTTTGAGTACAGGCGATTTCCCTTTGCGAAAGCCACCCGGTGCCCGTGAGAGTCATCGATCCGGTCCAGCCATTAGCGGAAGATGAACTATAAGATGTGGTGGACCAGGCAGGAATAAACCCGTGCATAGATATGCTCATAAACCAAGAATAGTTACCGCAATTGCGTTCGCCTTTATATTGCCCTGTAGTATCGCTGCCGGTCCAGAAGGGCGTATTTCTTCCGCTTGGGTCAACCAGTGTCGCCGGTGAAGCCTTAAAGTTGCCGTTGATCAGCTTTTCCCAGTTATCAGCTATTATGGCCCCCCCGGGGGTGGTTATGGGAAGGAGTTCCGAGAATCCATATACCGCAGGCATATTTCGAATCGATAGGCTTCCGCTCTTGCAGATAAAGGCGGTGTAAGGAGCCTCCAGCCCGGATACGCTTCCCCGGGCGGCGCATTTCGAATCCGCGCCGTCAGGGCCCCCCATGTCGCCATTATATAACCCGGCGCTGTAGAGGACGACGCGGTACGAGCAGAGCACGGTCGCGTCTGTCACGTCCTTTGTAGCCTTTCCGGCGCCATTGATGACACGGCACGGTTTAATCCCGGCCTGTGACCTGATGGTTACATTATAATCCGAGTCCTTTACCACTGGCTCCTTGAAGGTGAAGCTCCCGTTCGCGTCAATGGAGATATCATCTCCGGCGTTGTTCTGAAGAATGATGCTTCCTTCTTTGAGGCCCTTTACCGTCCCGCCGATTTTGTATGTTAGAGTGGAACAGTTCACTTCAAGATTTACGGGCCCGTCCACCGGGCCTTCGGCGTTATTTACGGTGCAGGACTGCTCGTTCGGCTTGGAAGTCATGGTAACCCTGTAACGTCCTCCCTTCACGATCGGCTGGTTGAATAAATACGATCCGTCGGAATCGATTGCAAGGGGCTCGATGCTGTTGTTGAGGAGATTGAGCTTGCCGGTAAGGCCTTTTACCGTAACGCCCACCGGATAATTTTTATAAGAACAGACTACAATGATATCGTTCACTTCTGACAGGGC comes from Spirochaetota bacterium and encodes:
- a CDS encoding class I SAM-dependent methyltransferase, translated to MIGTMINDVTDTAFMVATHRANETRRTDALFQDPLAELLAGDHGKKAARDHPKSPMVQWLVTIRTVIIDNFIQTSLPLGIDTVLNLGAGLDTRPYRLDLPKSLRWIEVDYPSIISYKETRLAKEKPRCALERVTLDLADTAERRKFFSKINSSSRGILVLTEGVIPYLTNEDAGSLADDLRQMGNLRLWIVDYSSPRMSRYRRAGSSREYMRNAPFKFHPDDWFGFFGSHGWRMKDIRYLAIESRKLNRAIPLSAPWKVLIIIRALFMSRSRRESLGKFAGYALMEPK
- a CDS encoding cyclic nucleotide-binding domain-containing protein; amino-acid sequence: MSASSIAPALAAGLIPVAAVYLFYRRHFQVKSDFLGHLEFFFHGVLLACILFTAGLFFRGLIPPGNALIRGFVQAALVEKTGALVVIGILICRKKHDFSVMNGIVSAMFLGLGFAALENIIYALSRDSSILPVRLISSVPLHILSCGLMGYFLSMVKLSKSAVNRAAGVIAGFGAPLLLHGAYDSLLYRGGTMPYYVPLILVFLIVLMEYLLARSQVFPSGDELREKGLAIEDWRSIDREPQFERWILRSLGTRNTDHVPFFALHVTPAKWAIIGALALTAAAFAVMKSRAPIIPATVTPVEATMLFILLPGLYAFNLLAVGLINPEYFKKSIIRIPIIIDAVINIEVDSPDKDDVVDTVTYHVTGQNSFFKTPAPLAPGSPVKCILYCSRFSSPVLEGVVALDRHGGDDEFNGTLVRFTSRPPGFGLFLLRYHLYRLSRGLAYNLNLPGSRDIRRLFIRPVSVMEQEYTFPSGHEVFRQGERGNEFYLIRKGKINIMKKLPRGGQVLLTTMGRGDIFGEMAILGNQTRLATAVCSGQCVLAVARADNLDALIEHNPEFARKLLETLARRHHDSERNYLNIIGRMKSTTGKTNTLLLSLVKMTLACSGGDSAGNNFNYDLLAQKIRCDRETAVKIVEMISSCRDGSDLEELIDRETAGAIITAFREYPLAVRGDAKK
- a CDS encoding pyruvate, water dikinase; translation: MASPEISAGIPALVRLCDLAEGEGGGKAAGLRALQLAGLDVPEALVILDPARVTGGDLASVPGLIGPGPWAVRSSASDEDGEGASFAGQFSTYLNIDTTGGLDEAVRSCVMSAASDRVNSYRGAVAEGPAAPMAVVVQRMVTPRYAGVVFTADPITGDDGYAVIEAVHGLGEALVSGESLASRYRVDGGGAIIEEAPAPNGPVIDADLVRELARQARMAAGRMGRHLDLEWAVDEAGHLYWLQARPITTLEDPSEGEFDYPAPADRFFTRANIGEMMPGAVTPLTMNVFGDAIDFCIRHFYSFTGTLTRATRKERFVVSFGGHLFLNLTQMFLMADRVLGSSRKRFEQNLLGHTLDEEPPFSPVPFAVRLINGIRMGWYVMMKGPYLRRLERTAASFTIDLSESDPLRLYEAIESRIMILNLAYAWHLCVSTHSGVMNGILQEILKKGGIPEEELDPALTSLLADIDGIESAAVVKTLEDIAAALAGDAAVRDDFTAMAAEDAARWLRGPSSGVHGKAFGALLERHGHRCIREAELREKDWGEDPSQLAAMAQRMAAAGVSPRPRHEDPVRAFLGANPAVSGRAFNWAVKQARAGVFGREHCKSLVIRIQSRFKHAYRRLAEILCERGVLLDGDLVFFFTRRELGEIVRAGDRSLVRRALKRRRLLPEQMSRRYPDVFRGAPKPLESAPAGGAGTVIQGMPVSAGVVRGPVRLIHTVDDAEALRPGEIMVASFTDIGWTPYYGIAGGLVTETGCMLSHGAVVAREYGLPMITAVPGVLGAVATGDIVELDGRRGAMTVIERAKGFES